A part of Sander vitreus isolate 19-12246 chromosome 8, sanVit1, whole genome shotgun sequence genomic DNA contains:
- the bncr gene encoding protein Bouncer, which yields MCRSNMLQLLHVAVLWFYLLLPSMLCDNLHCYYSYIQEKARTVELIVTECPPDELCFKADGRYGNHSILSAMGCMAEGDCSQVQSLTLKGTAYKMIYDCCDWPYCNSCPGVTPKSLYFTVTLVIVAAMASRL from the exons ATGTGCAG ATCAAACATGTTGCAGCTCCTGCACGTTGCTGTGTTGTGGTTCTACCTTCTCCTCCCCTCGATGCTCTGTGACAACCTGCACTGCTACTACAGCTACATCCAGGAGAAGGCGAGGACTGTTGAGCTCATTGTGACAGAGTGCCCCCCTGATGAGCTGTGCTTCAAGGCCGATGGTCGCTATGGCAACCACAGCATCCTGTCAGCCATGGGCTGTATGGCGGAGGGGGACTGCAGCCAGGTGCAAAGCCTTACCCTTAAAGGAACCGCCTACAAAATGATCTAcgactgctgtgattggccaTACTGTAACTCCTGCCCGGGCGTCACACCTAAATCTCTCTACTTTACTGTAACACTAGTGATTGTAGCTGCGATGGCCAGTCGCCTGTGA